A genomic stretch from Flavobacterium sp. KS-LB2 includes:
- a CDS encoding DEAD/DEAH box helicase gives MSQNTLEIEIEDKKELYAYQKGDIDAIFERIDNAPPQHHLLYQLPTGGGKTVVFSEIVRRYLSQHDKKVVVLTHRIELCKQTSKMLKGFDVKNKIINSKVKELPDQNDYSCFVAMVETLKNRINDEKLHLDNVGLVIIDEAHYNSFRKLLSSFKNAFILGVTATPLSSNIKLPMHESYDELIVGDTISSLIANGFLANAVTYSYDVGLTSLKVGINGDYTVKSSDDLYTNMAMQEKLLHAYTEKSLGKKTLIFNNGINTSLYVYETFREAGYAIRHLDNTSNNEERKDILHWFKHTPDAILTSVGILTTGFDEPTVETIILNRATKSLTLYYQMIGRGSRKLPGKDTFNVIDLGNNAARFGLWSEPVNWQHIFKSPEFYLENLRDDTEIELYFKYSMPPDLRAKFSKTEVVTFDVDEEHKLIIKQNLRSKEVLDKSLEQHAAMCVDNSDTLQEAKALGKLLEDDIDCRIKRYSKCLSQCSKNYREWLVDDYKLKLVLLTGKKYREKIMNEPDED, from the coding sequence ATGTCCCAAAACACTTTAGAAATAGAAATCGAAGACAAAAAAGAACTTTATGCGTACCAAAAAGGCGACATCGATGCCATATTTGAACGCATAGATAATGCACCTCCACAACACCATCTGTTATATCAATTGCCAACCGGTGGTGGGAAAACAGTAGTGTTTTCAGAAATTGTACGCCGTTATTTATCACAGCATGATAAAAAAGTAGTTGTTTTAACACACCGAATTGAGTTGTGTAAGCAAACTTCAAAAATGTTGAAGGGGTTTGATGTAAAAAACAAAATCATCAACAGTAAAGTAAAAGAACTTCCGGACCAAAACGATTATTCTTGTTTTGTTGCCATGGTAGAAACCTTGAAAAACCGAATCAACGATGAAAAATTACATTTAGATAATGTAGGGTTAGTAATCATCGATGAGGCACATTACAACTCTTTTAGAAAATTATTAAGCTCTTTCAAAAACGCCTTTATATTAGGAGTTACCGCAACGCCATTAAGTTCAAATATCAAGTTGCCTATGCACGAAAGCTACGATGAATTAATCGTAGGAGATACTATCAGCTCTTTGATTGCCAATGGATTTTTGGCAAATGCAGTTACATATAGTTATGATGTAGGATTGACTTCCTTAAAAGTAGGTATCAACGGAGATTATACCGTAAAATCATCAGATGATTTGTACACGAATATGGCCATGCAGGAAAAATTATTGCATGCTTATACGGAGAAATCTTTGGGCAAGAAAACCTTGATTTTCAACAATGGTATCAACACCTCTTTGTATGTATATGAAACTTTTAGAGAAGCCGGTTATGCCATTCGTCACTTAGATAACACCAGCAATAACGAGGAACGAAAAGATATTTTACATTGGTTCAAGCACACGCCAGACGCTATTCTAACATCGGTTGGAATTTTGACAACCGGTTTTGATGAGCCTACTGTAGAAACCATAATTTTAAATAGAGCCACAAAATCATTAACGTTGTATTACCAAATGATTGGTCGTGGTTCCAGAAAATTACCAGGAAAAGACACTTTTAATGTGATCGATTTAGGAAACAATGCAGCCCGATTTGGCTTGTGGAGCGAGCCGGTAAACTGGCAACACATCTTTAAATCCCCAGAGTTTTACTTAGAGAATTTACGTGATGATACGGAGATTGAATTGTATTTCAAATACAGCATGCCACCGGATTTACGTGCCAAATTCAGCAAAACCGAAGTCGTAACCTTTGATGTCGATGAAGAACACAAACTCATCATCAAACAAAATTTACGCTCTAAGGAAGTTCTGGATAAATCGCTGGAACAACACGCTGCTATGTGCGTTGATAATTCTGACACCTTACAAGAAGCCAAAGCATTGGGGAAATTGCTAGAGGATGACATCGATTGTCGCATCAAGCGCTATTCAAAATGTTTGAGTCAATGCAGTAAAAATTACCGCGAGTGGCTTGTTGACGATTACAAATTGAAACTAGTATTGTTAACCGGGAAAAAATATCGTGAGAAAATCATGAACGAA
- a CDS encoding DUF6155 family protein — protein MSKRDLKKYLAELNKEQLEEQIMELYEKFSPVKVYYNFVFNPKEETLLQECKLKISNEYYPVKKSGRRSKPKMRRSVAQKYIKHFILLGVDPFIIADVMLYNIEIAQTFSSEHVIKQDLFFKSMFNSFEQAVIFLIANGILNDFKTRIIGIHTETIEQKWFNEPEFNAIIERFEY, from the coding sequence ATGAGTAAACGCGATTTAAAAAAATACCTAGCCGAACTAAATAAAGAGCAACTCGAAGAGCAAATTATGGAATTGTACGAGAAATTCAGTCCCGTAAAAGTCTATTATAATTTTGTTTTTAATCCAAAGGAAGAAACGCTTTTGCAGGAATGCAAACTCAAAATCTCGAATGAATATTATCCTGTAAAGAAATCAGGAAGACGCAGTAAACCAAAAATGAGACGTTCTGTTGCTCAAAAATACATTAAGCATTTCATACTTTTAGGTGTAGATCCCTTCATAATTGCGGATGTGATGCTCTACAATATTGAAATTGCACAAACGTTCTCATCAGAACATGTTATTAAGCAAGATTTGTTTTTCAAAAGTATGTTCAATTCTTTTGAGCAAGCTGTTATTTTCTTGATTGCTAATGGAATCCTCAATGATTTCAAAACAAGAATAATAGGAATTCATACGGAAACCATCGAGCAAAAGTGGTTCAACGAACCGGAGTTTAATGCTATAATAGAGCGATTTGAATATTGA
- a CDS encoding DUF3817 domain-containing protein — translation MLKIFKVTALVEGISALLLFFFAMPMKYIFNDPIYVKHIGMAHGVLFTAYIIMATILKFSEKWDFKKYFIICIASIPPFGTFYIEKKYLRNV, via the coding sequence ATGCTTAAAATTTTTAAGGTTACAGCACTAGTAGAAGGTATATCTGCCCTACTATTATTTTTCTTTGCTATGCCAATGAAATATATTTTTAACGATCCCATTTATGTAAAACATATTGGAATGGCTCACGGGGTATTATTTACTGCCTATATTATTATGGCAACAATTTTAAAGTTTAGTGAAAAGTGGGATTTCAAAAAGTATTTTATAATTTGTATCGCCTCAATTCCTCCTTTTGGAACTTTTTATATAGAAAAGAAATACTTGAGAAATGTATAA